The Streptomyces sp. NBC_00162 sequence ACCGCGTCCGGCTCTCCCCCTCGCCCTGCCTGCGCCGGGTCCGGCGGCTGGAGGAGGCGGGTCTCATCCGCGGCTACACGGCCATGGTCGACCAGGTCGCCTTCGGGCTCCCGGTCACCGTCTTCGTCCGGATCCGGCTCGAGCGCCACACCGCGGCGGCGGTCCGGCTCTTCGAGGAGCACGTCGCGGTCATCGAGCACATCCAGGACTGCTACCTGATGGCGGGGAGCAGCGACTACCTGCTGCGCGTGGTCATCGAGGACCTGGAGGCGTACGAGGCCCTGGTGCGCCACCGGATCCACGCCATTCCCGGCATCGCCTCGATCGAGTCGAGCTTCGCGTACGGCAGCGTCAAGCAGACCCGTACCTACCCCCGCCCCTCCCCCCGGGCCTCAGCTCAGCGATGAGCCGGACGCGACGACGACCCCGTACAGGTCGGCGATCGTCGCGAGCGCGCTGTGGTGGATCTGGTCGGCGGACAGGTCGGCGACCACCGTCTGCAGGGGCCGGGTCGCGCAGGCATCGGCGACCACGGTCGGCTGGTTGCCGCGCAGGAACGCGCCTTCCACGGTGAAGGTCACGCACATGTTGGTCATGAACCCGATGACGATGACGTTCTTGTTGCCGGCGGCGTCGACGTGTTCGCCCAGGTCGGTTTCGAAGAACGCGTTGGGGACGGCCTTGACCACGACGGGTTCGCCCTCGACGGGAGCCACGCTGGGGTGGATCCGGCCGATGTCGGTCCAGATGTCGTACGGGGTTCCCGCGCCCCCGTCGTTCAGGACGTGGATGATCTTCGTGCCGGCCTCCCGGGCCCTGGCCAGCAGGGCGGCGGCGGAGTCGAGGGCGGACTGCCAGCCCGTCAGCTCCATCACGCCACGGGTGTAGGTGTTCTGGTAGTCGACCAGGATCAGCGTGGCGTCGGCCAGCGAGGCCGGGGTCTGATCGAAACCGTTGAGCTCGCGCAGGGTGGTGGTGGCCATGGAAGTACCGTCCTCGGGCTTCGTGTTGAAAGGTCCGGGCCACCACTCGGCGGCCCCGTATGGAACGCTATGACCCACCAGACGTGTCGGCAATGTCATCCAACTTGCAGATACGGACATCGCGTGGGAGCCGGCCGAACGGAGACCCCTTGAGCACCAGCACCAGCACCGTCAGGCGATTCATCGTCGTCGTCCTCTTCGACGGCGTCGACCTGCTGGACGTCACCGGACCGCCGGAGGTGTTCGCGCTGCTGCAACGCGAGGTGGACGAGGCGACCGGCTACCACGTCGTCCTGGCCGCCGAAACCATGGACCCCGTCACCACCTCCGCCGGGGTGCGCATCCTCCCCGACACCACCTTCCGGGAGGTGTCGGGGAGGAGCATCGACACGCTCCTGGTGCCCGGCGCGGTCGAAATCGACGGCCAGGGCCGCGTGCACGCCGTCACCGACCCCACCGTGGTCCACCGGGTGAAGGCGCTCGCCGGCCGCGCCCGGCGCGTCGCGTCCGTCTGCGTGGGCGCCCACATCCTCGCGGACGCCGGGCTGCTGGACGGCAAGCGCGCCACGACCCACTGGTCGACCGCGCGGCAACTCGCCGCCGAACACCCCTCGATCGAGGTGGACGCCGATCCGATCTTCATCCGCGATCAGGACGTGTGGACCGGCGCGGGCATCAGCGCCTGCCTCGACCTGTCCCTGGCCCTGGTGGCCGACGACTTCGGCGAGGCCGTCGCGCTGCGCGTCGCCCCGCAGCTCGTGATGTACCTGAAGCGGCCGAGCGGGCAGAGCCAGTTCAGCGTCCCGCTCGAGCCCGTCTCGACGACGCGACGCGTCGAGGACCTGCGCCACCACATCACCCGGAACATCGCCGAGCAGCTGACCGTCGCCGACCTCGCCGCGCACGCCCACGTGAGCGAACGGCAGTTGACCCGGATCTTCAAGACGGAACTGGGCATGACCCCGGCGGCCTACATCGAATCGGCCCGCGTCGAAGTGGCACGCAACCAACTCGAATCCACGGACGCCACCCTCGAACGCGTCGCGTCGGCCTGCGGTTTCAACACGACCGACACCCTCATCCGCGCGTTCCGCCGGAAGCTCGACACGACGCCGACGGAATACCGCAACCGGTTCCGGTCCTCCGTGTAGACCCTGGCCGACTGGAGGCCCTGCCCGGCGTACGGCCTATCGCGCGGCCTCGACCGCCGCCGCGAAGGCCGCGTAGGCCGCTTCGCCGAAGAGCACGAACCGCACCTCTTCCACCTCGGTCCGGGCCGCCCGTACGGTCTCCACGGCGATCCGCGCCCCGTCGTCCATGGGCCACCCGTAGATCCCGGTGGAGATGGCCGGGAAGGCGACCGTACGGGCCCCCAGCTCGTCGGCGACCCGCAGGGACTCTCGGTAGCAGGAGGCCAGCAGCTCCGACCGGTCGTCCTCGCGCGACCAGACCGGGCCGACGGTGTGGATGACGTGCTCCGCCGGGAGCCGGCCGGCGGTGGTGGCGACGGCCCGGCCCGTCGCCAGGCCCTTGCCGTAGTGCGAGCGGCGCAGGTCCTCGCAGGCGGCGAGGATCTCCGGGCCGCCGCGCCGGTGGATGGCGCCGTCGACCCCGCCGCCGCCGAGCAGGGAGGAGTTGGCGGCGTTGACGATCGCGTCGGCCTTCTCGGCGGTGATGTCACCGCGGACCAGGGTGATGCGGACCATCAGGAGTCCTTTCTCAGGTGACGCCACACGGCCTTGGCGGCGTTGTGGCCGGACATCCCGTGCACTCCCGGGCCCGGAGGGGTCGCGGAGGAGCAGAGGAAGACCGCCGGGTGGGCCGTCGTGTACGGGGAGAACGTGAGCTTGGGGCGCAGCAGGAGCTGGAGTCCCGAGGCCGCGCCGCAGGCGATGTCCCCGCCGACGTAGTTGGGGTTGCGGGCGGCGAGCTCGGGCGGGCCGGCCGTGGCGCGGGCCAGGACCAGGTCGCGGAAGCCCGGTGCGAAGCGCTCCAGTTGGCGCTCGACGGCGCCGGTGAGGTCGCCCTGCCAGCCCTTGGGGACATGGCCGTACGCCCAGAACACGTGCTTGCCCGCGGGTGCGCGGCCGGGGTCGACGAGGCTGGGCTGCGCGGTGATGAGGAAGGGCGTACGGGGGACCCGGCCGCCCGAGGCCAGTTGCAGGGCGGCGTCGATGTCGCGGGCGCGCGGGCCGATCTGGACGGTCCCGGCCCGGCGCGGCTCCTCGGCGGTCCACGGGACGGGGCCGTCGAGCGCGTAGTCGATCTTGAATGCGGCGGCGCCGTACTTGTAGCCGTCGTAGGCGTGCCCCAGGCGGGCGATGCGGGCCAGCGCGGTCGGCGAGGTGTCGAAGACGTAGGCGCGGGCGGGCGGGAGGTCGTCGAGCCGTTTGACCTCGAAGCCGGTGTGGACGGCGCCGCCGAGGTCGCGCAGGTACCCGGCGAGGGCGTCGGAGATCGACTGCGAGCCGCCGCGCGGCATCGGCCAGCCGTTCGCGTGCGCGGCCAGGGCGAAGACCAGGCCGACGGCGCTGGTGGCGATCCCGTCGAGCGGGGCGATGACGTGCGCCACCAGCCCGGCGAACAGCGCGCGTGCCCGCTCGTCGCGGAAGCGGCGCAGGAGCCAGGTGGAGGGCGGCAGCCCGGCGAGCCCGAAGCGGGCGAGGGTGACGGGGTCGCGGGGCAGCGCGGTGCCCGGCAGCGACATGAAGTCCCGGGCCAGGGTGTCCCACTTGCCGAGGAACGGCTCGACGAGGCGCCGGTACGCACCGGCGTCGCGCGGCCCGAGGGACGCGGCCGTCTCGGCGACCGAGCGGGACAGGACGGCGGCCGTGCCGTCGTCGAAGGGGTGCGCCATGGGCAGCGGGGCGTGCAGCCACTCCAGCCCGTACCGCTTCAGCGGCATCGTCGCGAAGACCGGCGAGCCCACGCCGAGCGGGTGCACCGCCGAGCAGGGGTCGTGGCGGAAGCCGGGGAGGGTCAGTTCCTCGGTCCGCGCCCCGCCGCCGACCGTGTCCGCGGCTTCGAAGAGGGCCACCGAGAAGCCCCGCCGGGCCAGTTCGACGGCGGCCGTCAGCCCGTTGGGCCCCGCCCCCACCACGACCGCATCGAGAATCGACGGCACTTGCGACTCCTTCGTCCGGCGGCGCCTCCGCCTCCAGGATATTCCGGCTTGACCCGTGCCAGGCCGGGACCTAACCGCGCAGCAGGTCGCGGATACGGAGCGTCGTGGCCTCGTCGCGTCCGACGGCGAACGGCAGCGCGTTGTCCCGGTCCACCCGGAAGGGGACTCCGTCGACCGTGCTCTGCGCCCCGCCGGCCTCGGCGACCAGCAGCAGTCCGGCCGCGTGGTCCCAGGCCGAGGGCCAGGTGAAGGCGAGGCCGTCCATCTCGCCGCGGGCCACCTTCAGGTACTCCAGGCCGGCCGAGCCGCAGGACCTGGCGGCCACGCCGGGCACGTCCAGCCGGCCCAGGGTCCGCTTGTCCTCCTCGGAGGTGTACAGCGGGTGGGCCATGGCGATCCGCAGCTCGGCGCCCGGCTCGGGCGAGCCGCTGCGGATCCGCTCTCCGTTGACGTACGCGCCCTGCCCGCGCACGGCGGTCGCCAGCTCCTCCAGGGCCGGGGCGAAGGTCCAGGAGGCGAGGATCTCGCCGCGGTGGGCCAGCGCCACCAGGGTGCAGAAGGCCGGGTCGCCGGAGACGAACTGGCGGGTGCCGTCGACCGGGTCCACGATCCACACCGGGGCGTCGGCGCGCAGCGCCCCGTACACGGTCGGGTCGGCGTGCACGGCCTCCTCGCCGACCACGGCCGAGCCGGGGAGCAGCCGCTGGAGGGAGGCGGTGAGGTGCTCCTCGGCCTTGCGGTCGGCGACCGTCACCAGGTCGTGCGGTCCGCTCTTCTCGTCGACCTCGTGCTCGGCGAGCTGCCGGAATCTCGGCATGATCTCGATCGCCGCCGCCTTGCGGACGGCCTCTTCCACGTCGGACAGGCCATGGGTAAGGAACTCATCGATCATGCGCCCATCACATCACGCCCGAACGGCAAACCCCACCGACAATCCCCGACGGACGGCTGGACTCCGGATGTACCCCGGGTGAACCGCCTCGAAGCCGCCCGCCGGAAGGACGCGTACATCCCGGTGGGCGACCCCGCAGGAGTGTCAGCCGACGGGGGACGGGCTGCGGGGGTCGGCGGAGCGGGGGGCGGCCGGGCGGGGCACGAAGACCGGGGAGTCCGACTGGTAGAAGAGGTCGATGTCGGCCTCCTCGCCGCCGACGATCAGGGTGTCCCAGGCGCCGCTCTCCCGCAGGGTGCGCAGGGTGGCCGGGGCGATCGAGGCGAGGTGGGAGCGGAGTTCCCCGTCGCCCGGCAGGCCGGGCATCCGGGGCGCCAGCCGTTCGCGGATCCCGGCCATCCGGTCCAGCAGTGCCTCCAGGTCGCTCCCGTCCGCGGCGCCGGCGCCACCGGCGGCGCGGGCACCGGCACCGGCTCCGGCTCCGGCTCCGGCACCGGCACCGGCGGCCCCGCCGGTCTCCG is a genomic window containing:
- a CDS encoding isochorismatase family protein gives rise to the protein MATTTLRELNGFDQTPASLADATLILVDYQNTYTRGVMELTGWQSALDSAAALLARAREAGTKIIHVLNDGGAGTPYDIWTDIGRIHPSVAPVEGEPVVVKAVPNAFFETDLGEHVDAAGNKNVIVIGFMTNMCVTFTVEGAFLRGNQPTVVADACATRPLQTVVADLSADQIHHSALATIADLYGVVVASGSSLS
- a CDS encoding O-acetyl-ADP-ribose deacetylase, with product MVRITLVRGDITAEKADAIVNAANSSLLGGGGVDGAIHRRGGPEILAACEDLRRSHYGKGLATGRAVATTAGRLPAEHVIHTVGPVWSREDDRSELLASCYRESLRVADELGARTVAFPAISTGIYGWPMDDGARIAVETVRAARTEVEEVRFVLFGEAAYAAFAAAVEAAR
- a CDS encoding inositol monophosphatase family protein yields the protein MIDEFLTHGLSDVEEAVRKAAAIEIMPRFRQLAEHEVDEKSGPHDLVTVADRKAEEHLTASLQRLLPGSAVVGEEAVHADPTVYGALRADAPVWIVDPVDGTRQFVSGDPAFCTLVALAHRGEILASWTFAPALEELATAVRGQGAYVNGERIRSGSPEPGAELRIAMAHPLYTSEEDKRTLGRLDVPGVAARSCGSAGLEYLKVARGEMDGLAFTWPSAWDHAAGLLLVAEAGGAQSTVDGVPFRVDRDNALPFAVGRDEATTLRIRDLLRG
- a CDS encoding Lrp/AsnC family transcriptional regulator: MDAVDLQIIRELQADGRLSNQDLADRVRLSPSPCLRRVRRLEEAGLIRGYTAMVDQVAFGLPVTVFVRIRLERHTAAAVRLFEEHVAVIEHIQDCYLMAGSSDYLLRVVIEDLEAYEALVRHRIHAIPGIASIESSFAYGSVKQTRTYPRPSPRASAQR
- a CDS encoding phytoene desaturase family protein is translated as MPSILDAVVVGAGPNGLTAAVELARRGFSVALFEAADTVGGGARTEELTLPGFRHDPCSAVHPLGVGSPVFATMPLKRYGLEWLHAPLPMAHPFDDGTAAVLSRSVAETAASLGPRDAGAYRRLVEPFLGKWDTLARDFMSLPGTALPRDPVTLARFGLAGLPPSTWLLRRFRDERARALFAGLVAHVIAPLDGIATSAVGLVFALAAHANGWPMPRGGSQSISDALAGYLRDLGGAVHTGFEVKRLDDLPPARAYVFDTSPTALARIARLGHAYDGYKYGAAAFKIDYALDGPVPWTAEEPRRAGTVQIGPRARDIDAALQLASGGRVPRTPFLITAQPSLVDPGRAPAGKHVFWAYGHVPKGWQGDLTGAVERQLERFAPGFRDLVLARATAGPPELAARNPNYVGGDIACGAASGLQLLLRPKLTFSPYTTAHPAVFLCSSATPPGPGVHGMSGHNAAKAVWRHLRKDS
- a CDS encoding GlxA family transcriptional regulator, producing the protein MSTSTSTVRRFIVVVLFDGVDLLDVTGPPEVFALLQREVDEATGYHVVLAAETMDPVTTSAGVRILPDTTFREVSGRSIDTLLVPGAVEIDGQGRVHAVTDPTVVHRVKALAGRARRVASVCVGAHILADAGLLDGKRATTHWSTARQLAAEHPSIEVDADPIFIRDQDVWTGAGISACLDLSLALVADDFGEAVALRVAPQLVMYLKRPSGQSQFSVPLEPVSTTRRVEDLRHHITRNIAEQLTVADLAAHAHVSERQLTRIFKTELGMTPAAYIESARVEVARNQLESTDATLERVASACGFNTTDTLIRAFRRKLDTTPTEYRNRFRSSV